The Candidatus Eremiobacteraceae bacterium genome segment GAGACGTATGCCGTACCGATGCGCAGATACGGCAGGACGTCCCAGCCGCTCAGGAACGCCCGCTGCAGCGTATCGGTCACCGTGCGTTCGCGCGCCAGCGCGGCCTGGCTGCGGCTGCGATAGGCGTCTGCGATGAGCGCGGCCAGTCCGAACAGCAAGATCAGGCCGGCGGTCGCGACGGAAGCGTTGCGGAGCAACCTAGTCGACTCGTCGAACAGACGTTGTGATTCGTCGTCGAAGATGCGCGCGACGGTCGCATAGTCGATGCGGATGCGGTCCATGATGATCTTGCCGCGCTCCAAGCGCGCAACGACGTCCGGCGCGTTGGCGTTCTTGACGAGCGGACCTTCGATCTTCAGCTCCCAAAGCGCGTGCTCGCGCCGGATGTCGAGCACCGGCGCCGAGGCGCCGACCACGCCCGAGTCATTGACGAAGCGCACCAGGTCGGCATAGGTCGGATCGAACTGCGACTGCGCGTTGACCAACGGATCGAGGAAGTACGGCTTGCCCGTGCTCAGATACCCGCGTAGCGCCGTCTCTTCGTCGGTCTGCAGCTGCAAGATCTGCGCGAGCCGCTCGCGGGCCCGGTCGTATGCCTCGTGCCGTAGCAAGAGCGTGCGGACGGTGGTGTACGAGAACCAAGACCCGACGACGGACACGACAAGGGCGACGAGCAGGACGGCCCCGGCGGTGATCGTCCCCGGCGGGCGTTCGAAACGCGTCGGCACTCGAGTCGCTGACGGCAGAGTTCGATTTCCCATCTCTATAAAGAAGAAGCTGGTTCGGGCCCCGCGTCTTCGACGCGCGGCGCGGCCCGTCCCGGCTCAGGCGCCCGTGGGGGTACGGACTAGCGGACCGGCGTCTTGAACGTCTCGTCCAGCAACGGCGCAAGCTCGCCGCGCTCGTGCATCGGGCCGAGGATGTCGGTATCGCCGTAGAACGTGCCGTTGATGAAGACTTTCGGCAGCGTCGGCCAGTCGGTCAGCTCGGTGAGCGCTTGACGCTTGGGCATATCCTCGAGCACGTCGATGACCTCGAACGGGTAGCCGAACTGGTTGAAAAACGCGATGGTCTCCATGGTGAAGCCGCAGCGCGGCGCATCTTTGGTGCCCTTGCCGTAGACGAGCACCTTGTTGTTCTTGATCTCGTCGCTGATCGTGTGCTTGAGGTCGTCGCTCATGATCTTTCTTCTTCCGTTAGTGTCGTCAGTTCGACCGCATGCAGGCGGCCGTCGCCGAGCGCGTCGCCGAGCGCCCGGTAGACGAGCCGGTGCCGGTCAAGCGGGGTCAGTCCAGCAAAGCCCTTGGACACGACTTTGAGATTGTAATGATCGTGCGTGCCGGTGCGGTCGTAGATCTCGACGCGGGCGTCCGGCAGGGCGCGGCGGACCAGTGCTGTCAGTTCGATCGGTGTGATCACGTACGCTGACTTCTTCGGAACGCAGGTACAACTCTGCAGCGGCCCGGCCTGTCCCGGGTATTTGCTACACGTTTTGCCGGTCCGTGCCGATACAAGACGTAGATGGATTACTTCAGTATCTATGCGCTGGCGGACAAGCTCAGCGACGTCATCCACGGCCATCTGCCGGTCGCGCTCGCCCTGATGGTGCTGGGCGGAGTGCTCAGCAGCCTCAGCCCGTCCAGCGTTCCGCGCATGGTGGCGATCCTCAATTATGCCGGACGCGAGGCGAGCGGCCCAGGCTCCGCGGCCGTCCTCTCGCTGGCGTTCATCGCCGGCATCTGCACCGTCTATTGCGCCGTGGGCGCGCTGGCCGGCTCGATGGGCGCGCTGCTGACGATGACCGGCTTCTTGTACTACCTCACCGCTGCGCTGTGCCTGTTGATGGGCCTGTCCATGATCAGGCTCATCGAGATCCCCTTTAAAGCGCCGTCGCTCGGCTTTGCTGGGCGCGGACTGGCCGG includes the following:
- a CDS encoding cytochrome c biogenesis protein CcdA — translated: MDYFSIYALADKLSDVIHGHLPVALALMVLGGVLSSLSPSSVPRMVAILNYAGREASGPGSAAVLSLAFIAGICTVYCAVGALAGSMGALLTMTGFLYYLTAALCLLMGLSMIRLIEIPFKAPSLGFAGRGLAGAYLLGLGFAFLIAPDATPFMIGALAVTTFQGELALGALLMLAFGIGHGLPVFAVGVLAPWYTHHPAVKKWQLAAEMAAGYVLVFLALFFVVIA
- a CDS encoding SpoIIE family protein phosphatase; amino-acid sequence: MPTRFERPPGTITAGAVLLVALVVSVVGSWFSYTTVRTLLLRHEAYDRARERLAQILQLQTDEETALRGYLSTGKPYFLDPLVNAQSQFDPTYADLVRFVNDSGVVGASAPVLDIRREHALWELKIEGPLVKNANAPDVVARLERGKIIMDRIRIDYATVARIFDDESQRLFDESTRLLRNASVATAGLILLFGLAALIADAYRSRSQAALARERTVTDTLQRAFLSGWDVLPYLRIGTAYVSSTREAAIGGDLFDVYRLDDHRALVMVADVSGKGVAAAVETALVKYSIRTLAETEPDPASILHRFNTIFERSAADPGAFVSVFLGIVDARDLTLSFASAGHGSVFVRRGSHVSTLPATGPLIGLERDLPFTSRREQLGVGDVVVLATDGLTEARDQAGIMLGEEQASRWIERGDAEPQRLADEVVANLRRYAGGRVADDLALLIIRVQRSPVTGEPLDGQTRHEVTPEPADGRVS
- a CDS encoding BolA/IbaG family iron-sulfur metabolism protein, with amino-acid sequence MITPIELTALVRRALPDARVEIYDRTGTHDHYNLKVVSKGFAGLTPLDRHRLVYRALGDALGDGRLHAVELTTLTEEERS
- a CDS encoding glutaredoxin domain-containing protein, whose amino-acid sequence is MSDDLKHTISDEIKNNKVLVYGKGTKDAPRCGFTMETIAFFNQFGYPFEVIDVLEDMPKRQALTELTDWPTLPKVFINGTFYGDTDILGPMHERGELAPLLDETFKTPVR